In a single window of the Littorina saxatilis isolate snail1 linkage group LG5, US_GU_Lsax_2.0, whole genome shotgun sequence genome:
- the LOC138965811 gene encoding uncharacterized protein: MTARSKFAANPPSTSVVEPVAAESSDTCPLNRPLPIMQNCCIKSTPPLPVAGPEFTNLSAIDPSPSTPMQGESPNDILLKMYDAWSEQLADSYRPNVQVNPQATAENNRKRLQELYPPNKWGAGGGLTKARAAGVVVETVCHFGKKMLYKHVARSGEVFASTVRG, translated from the coding sequence ATGACAGCACGCAGCAAATTCGCAGCCAACCCCCCAAGCACCTCGGTCGTAGAACCAGTGGCTGCAGAGTCCTCCGACACCTGTCCTCTCAACAGGCCACTGCCCATCATGCAAAACTGCTGCATTAAGAGCACCCCACCTTTGCCAGTCGCGGGACCCGAGTTCACCAACCTGTCAGCAATTGACCCCAGCCCTTCAACGCCAATGCAAGGAGAGTCGCCCAACGACATCCTTCTGAAGATGTATGATGCGTGGTCCGAGCAGCTGGCAGACTCCTACAGGCCTAATGTGCAGGTCAACCCGCAGGCCACGGCGGAGAATAACCGGAAGCGCCTTCAAGAACTGTATCCTCCAAACAAGTGGGGTGCTGGTGGGGGGCTGACGAAAGCGCGGGCGGCTGGGGTGGTAGTGGAGACAGTGTGCCACTTTGGGAAGAAGATGTTGTACAAGCACGTGGCGCGCTCTGGGGAGGTCTTCGCCAGTACCGTCAGAGGGTGA